CTGCCGGTCTGCGCGTAGACGATCAGCGGGATGCCCCGGGAGCGGCAGCGCTCCAGGATGGTGTCGAACGAGCCGTTGCTCAGGGTCATTCCGGTGGCGACGACGGCCTCGGCCCGGTCCAGCACCTCGTGCATGTCGTCGGTTACCGGGTCGCCCCACTGGGTGGCCTTGAGGTTGAAGTCGCAGGGCAGCGGTTCGCCGCCGTGCTCGCGGATCGCCGCGACCAGCGGGTTGACGACGCCGATGAGGCCGACCCTTGCGCCCTGCTCGATGTCCAGGAGGCCGGCGATGGCGGCGTCGCGGGCCTTCGCGCGGACTTCGGGCGTGCCGGTGGGGAGGGTGACGGGCTCGGCGTCGCCCGCCTCGGCCGCCGCGCGGTGCGGGCGGGTCTCGGAGAGGTACGCGTCGAGGGCGGCGATCCGGAGCGGCCGCGGGGCCTCGCGCAGCAGGACGTCCAGCGGGGTGCCGGACGAGTCGCGGCAGATCGAGGGGGCGATCTCGCCGGCCTCGAAGGCGCAGCCGCCGAAGGAGCCGCCGAGGCGGACCAGGACGTACTGGTTGAGGTAGGTGGTGTCGCCGCCGGCCAGGCGGGTGCCGTGGTGGATCCAGAACACGCTGGTCGCGACGAGTTCGGAGGGCGGCGGGCCGTGTTCACCGGCCAGAACACCCTCGATGAGCCGGTCGACGGACGGCACGAGCGTTGCGGCGGGGGTCGGCTGGGTCATGGGATTCCTTTTCACAGGGCGGGTTGGGGTGCCCGGGTCTCGGTTCGGGGCGGGGCGCCCAGCGGCCGGCGGTAGGTGACGGCCGGGTGCCCCAGGGCGTCGGTGGTGAGTGCGGCGTCCACTTCGAACACCTCCGCGAGCCGCTCGGCGGTCAGGACGGCGGCAGGGGGGCCGGAGGCGATGAGGCGGCCGTGGTGCAGGAGCAGCAGCCGATCGCAGTACCGGGCGGCGAGCGACAGGTCGTGCAGCGCGACGAGGACCGTCTGGTCGGTATCGGTCAGCAGCTCCATCAGTTCCAACTGGTGCTTGACGTCGAGGTGGTTGGTGGGCTCGTCGAGCAGGAGCCCGTAGGGCTGCTGGGCCAGCGCGCGGGCGATGTGAGCACGCTGGCGCTCGCCGCCCGACAGCGCCTTCCAAGGCCGGCCGGCCAGCGCGGTGAGCCCTACGCGGTCCAGTGCGGCGGCCACCACCGCGCGGTCGGTGGCATCCGGTCCGCGCCAGCGGTCCCGGAACGGGGTACGGCCCAGGCCCACGACATCGGCGACCCGAAGATCACTGTCCGCGCCCGAGTCCTGTTCGACGAAGGCGACATGGCGGGCGATGCGGCGCGCGCTCCAGTCCCGTACGGACATCCCGTCGTACCGGACGGTGCCGGCGTCGGGGGCACGCAGCCCGGCCAGACAGCGCAGCAGCGAGGACTTGCCCGAGCCGTTGGGACCGAGCAGGCCGACCGTCTCGCCGGGGGCGATGTCCGTGCTGACCTCGCGTACGACAGGGGTGCCCGCCACCGACCAGGTCAGTTCTTCGGCGGTGATCCTCACAGTTCACCTCTCCTGCGCAGGACGATGAGGAAGAGCGGCACACCGAGCAGAGCGGTGATCACACCGACCGGGACCTCGCGGGGCGCGAAGGCGATCCGCGCGAGGGCGTCCGTCCACACCAGGAAGACCGCGCCCGCGAGCGCCGCGTACGGCAGCAGCACCCGATGCAACGGCCCGACGAGGAACCGCACCCCGTGAGGGACGATCAGCCCGACGAAACCGATGGCACCGACGGTGGCCACCGCCACCGCGGTCAGCGCGGCCGTGACCACGAGCAGCACCGTCCGCGTGCGTCGGACGCCGATCCCGAGGGACGCGGCGGTGTCGGTGCCGAACACGAGTCCGTCGAGGGCGTTCGAGCACAGCCACGCGGCCACCACGCCCAGCGGGGTGACGATCGCGCAGACCGCGACGGTGTTCCAGCGGGCGGGCGCCATCGAGCCGAGCAGCCAGTGGGTGACTGCCCGCGTGGTGTCCGCGTCCGC
This sequence is a window from Streptomyces sp. HUAS YS2. Protein-coding genes within it:
- a CDS encoding ABC transporter ATP-binding protein; protein product: MRITAEELTWSVAGTPVVREVSTDIAPGETVGLLGPNGSGKSSLLRCLAGLRAPDAGTVRYDGMSVRDWSARRIARHVAFVEQDSGADSDLRVADVVGLGRTPFRDRWRGPDATDRAVVAAALDRVGLTALAGRPWKALSGGERQRAHIARALAQQPYGLLLDEPTNHLDVKHQLELMELLTDTDQTVLVALHDLSLAARYCDRLLLLHHGRLIASGPPAAVLTAERLAEVFEVDAALTTDALGHPAVTYRRPLGAPPRTETRAPQPAL
- a CDS encoding Rossmann-like domain-containing protein — protein: MTQPTPAATLVPSVDRLIEGVLAGEHGPPPSELVATSVFWIHHGTRLAGGDTTYLNQYVLVRLGGSFGGCAFEAGEIAPSICRDSSGTPLDVLLREAPRPLRIAALDAYLSETRPHRAAAEAGDAEPVTLPTGTPEVRAKARDAAIAGLLDIEQGARVGLIGVVNPLVAAIREHGGEPLPCDFNLKATQWGDPVTDDMHEVLDRAEAVVATGMTLSNGSFDTILERCRSRGIPLIVYAQTGSAVARAFLGSGVTALSAEPFPFSQFSAAETVLYRYRTVGGA